A genomic region of Saccopteryx bilineata isolate mSacBil1 chromosome 1, mSacBil1_pri_phased_curated, whole genome shotgun sequence contains the following coding sequences:
- the LOC136319497 gene encoding large ribosomal subunit protein eL29-like, whose translation MQATNAKAMNVRTETSKALIKPNKVKPKIPKGGSFKLNRLAYIAHPKLGKYARAHTAKGLRLCQSKSKARAQTKPQAEASAQAPRGAQVPMKDLE comes from the coding sequence ATGCAGGCCACCAATGCCAAAGCCATGAATGTACGTACTGAGACTAGCAAAGCCCTCATAAAGCCCAACAAGGTCAAGCCCAAGATCCCCAAGGGTGGCAGTTTCAAGCTCAATCGACTTGCCTACATTGCTCACCCCAAGCTTGGGAAGTATGCTCGTGCCCACACTGCCAAAGGTCTCAGGCTCTGCCAGTCAAAGTCTAAAGCTAGGGctcaaaccaagccccaggctgaggCTTCAGCTCAGGCTCCAAGAGGTGCCCAGGTCCCCATGAAGGATCTGGAATAG